One stretch of Pseudoalteromonas shioyasakiensis DNA includes these proteins:
- a CDS encoding winged helix-turn-helix domain-containing protein produces MARYRIGKFAIDESRCLISSQDYKQIVEPKVMDVLHTLYLNKGEVVSQEVIFAKVWPNATYNPSSVQRCIALLRKALQEDAKNPQFIITHPKRGYSLEKVTQGPGKKLKAQHVLLLFVLLVSFIAIAWQLVPKQQDTAHFTQLMPLTSSELNEANLSLSHSGKYLAFVRGNKGSQQIWIKELETEREVRLTEDAASYFALGWSTSDNAIAFVKSTEQKQHLNTISIDLSKFQPLEQATVSVFNDTVLTSHHIDWHVDKLLYYIEKDKLNNDTRLVSLNLESKQKTQLLAATQQDWLLVNALSKDGSKVAMGIEAGQNKYRIDVLDLASKKIQTIAIIENGIQGLSWHPNNQALLISQRNQLVNLDLDGELQLISFNNYQIIRDAQYTPDAEAILMELVNVDVDIVSQTRANPDKLTKLVDTSSIDFLPVFSPDSTKFVFESHRFGLKQLFLYDSGKQTRIFANPDNHELFGIVWSQDARLVYTASKDTLFKIDLNSGTYETIPHGNHSFYLREMYHNEDAILVSYRAEDGQTFHPAKFDLTSLTLTPFTGSGKRLSCYGMDLDEQDQIYFSNSNEVFRVNTRGDIETVWQAASNDIIGISVSNQQLAVTMEHADTINFQRIDLATAETESWQLTQPKQHMLINSAHDLKEFLYLTEPYRTRKLVKLQ; encoded by the coding sequence GTGGCGCGTTATCGAATCGGCAAGTTTGCAATTGATGAGAGTCGATGTTTAATTTCATCGCAAGATTATAAGCAAATAGTCGAGCCAAAGGTCATGGATGTATTACATACCCTTTATTTAAATAAAGGTGAAGTTGTAAGCCAAGAAGTAATCTTTGCAAAAGTGTGGCCTAATGCTACCTATAACCCCAGTTCGGTACAGCGTTGTATAGCATTGCTACGAAAAGCACTCCAAGAAGATGCCAAGAACCCACAGTTTATAATTACACACCCTAAGCGCGGTTATAGCCTTGAGAAAGTAACACAGGGGCCAGGCAAAAAATTAAAAGCGCAACATGTTCTGTTGCTGTTTGTTTTACTAGTTAGCTTTATTGCTATTGCGTGGCAACTAGTGCCTAAACAACAAGATACTGCTCACTTTACTCAGTTGATGCCACTCACTTCGAGTGAACTAAATGAAGCTAATTTGTCACTTTCACATAGTGGTAAGTACCTTGCTTTTGTTCGAGGTAATAAAGGAAGTCAGCAGATTTGGATTAAAGAGCTTGAGACTGAGCGAGAGGTGAGGCTGACTGAAGATGCTGCAAGCTACTTCGCTTTGGGGTGGTCGACCTCCGATAATGCGATTGCATTTGTGAAAAGTACAGAGCAGAAACAACATCTAAACACTATAAGCATTGATTTATCTAAATTTCAGCCATTAGAACAAGCGACTGTGAGTGTTTTTAATGACACCGTTTTAACCAGTCACCACATCGATTGGCATGTTGATAAGCTGCTCTATTACATAGAAAAAGATAAACTAAACAACGATACTCGACTCGTTTCACTTAACTTAGAATCTAAACAAAAGACACAGTTACTAGCTGCTACACAGCAAGATTGGTTGCTCGTTAATGCGTTATCGAAAGATGGTAGTAAAGTCGCGATGGGGATTGAGGCTGGGCAAAATAAATACCGTATTGATGTACTCGACCTTGCCAGTAAAAAAATACAAACTATTGCTATCATAGAAAACGGTATTCAAGGGTTAAGTTGGCACCCGAATAATCAAGCGCTATTAATTAGCCAACGAAATCAGCTTGTAAATCTAGATCTTGATGGTGAGCTTCAGTTAATTTCATTTAATAATTATCAAATAATTCGTGATGCACAGTACACACCAGACGCTGAAGCCATTTTGATGGAGTTAGTGAATGTTGATGTAGATATTGTTAGCCAAACACGGGCCAACCCTGACAAATTGACTAAACTCGTTGATACCTCATCAATCGACTTTCTACCCGTGTTTTCGCCAGACTCAACGAAATTTGTTTTTGAGTCTCATCGTTTTGGATTAAAACAATTATTTTTATACGATAGTGGCAAGCAAACGCGCATTTTTGCTAACCCTGATAACCATGAGTTATTTGGCATTGTTTGGAGCCAAGACGCACGGCTGGTTTACACCGCAAGTAAAGATACACTGTTTAAAATTGATTTAAACAGTGGCACTTATGAAACAATACCTCATGGAAATCACTCTTTTTATTTGAGAGAAATGTATCACAATGAAGACGCGATTTTAGTTTCGTATCGAGCAGAGGATGGACAGACGTTTCATCCAGCAAAATTCGATTTAACAAGCTTAACGTTGACACCATTCACAGGCTCAGGGAAACGTTTAAGCTGTTATGGTATGGATTTAGATGAGCAAGATCAGATCTACTTCTCAAATAGCAATGAAGTGTTTCGAGTTAATACCCGTGGAGATATAGAAACTGTTTGGCAAGCAGCTAGCAATGACATTATTGGTATATCTGTTAGTAACCAGCAATTAGCAGTAACAATGGAGCATGCAGATACAATTAATTTCCAGCGTATCGATTTGGCAACTGCTGAAACAGAAAGTTGGCAGTTAACACAACCTAAGCAACATATGTTGATCAACAGTGCTCATGATTTAAAAGAGTTTTTATATCTTACAGAACCTTATAGAACTCGTAAGTTAGTAAAACTTCAGTAG
- a CDS encoding LysR family transcriptional regulator, whose amino-acid sequence MDIDALRTFCAFVDTGSFTRAAAQISRTQSAVSMQMKKLEQDLASSLFEKQGRQLVLTHQGHQLASYAKQLIALHDEAFKQLKAGTGNLRVRIGCPDDYVHSLLPQLVCALHQQFDALDIQISCAPSSELRAKLDQGMLDLVVATRSPDSEEGYLLQSSQGVWVKSPAFEIEDSTPLPIALFQRDCKFHQASIEGLLKTERRFNIIACCGSAGALHGLIEQGLAIGSMARISMQKGLEEISDNSLPVLPMIDIVLLYGNHAHNPLNHEQLKQLVELIKT is encoded by the coding sequence ATGGATATTGATGCCCTTAGAACATTTTGCGCCTTCGTCGATACAGGTAGTTTCACCCGTGCTGCAGCACAAATTTCCAGAACCCAATCTGCGGTAAGTATGCAAATGAAAAAGCTTGAACAGGACCTCGCAAGTTCACTATTTGAAAAGCAAGGTCGTCAGCTGGTGCTAACCCATCAAGGCCACCAGCTAGCAAGTTATGCGAAGCAACTGATAGCCCTTCATGATGAAGCCTTTAAACAATTAAAAGCAGGTACTGGCAATTTACGTGTGCGCATCGGCTGTCCTGACGACTATGTCCACTCTTTGCTACCACAGCTTGTTTGTGCCCTACACCAACAGTTTGATGCCTTAGATATACAGATAAGCTGCGCCCCAAGTTCTGAGCTTAGAGCCAAACTAGACCAAGGTATGCTCGATTTAGTTGTTGCCACTCGCTCACCAGACAGCGAAGAAGGTTACTTATTGCAATCAAGCCAAGGCGTATGGGTGAAAAGCCCCGCTTTTGAGATTGAAGATTCAACCCCACTTCCTATTGCCCTGTTTCAACGAGACTGTAAGTTTCACCAAGCCAGTATTGAAGGTCTCTTAAAAACCGAGCGTCGTTTTAATATTATTGCCTGCTGTGGATCAGCAGGTGCATTACATGGCTTAATTGAACAAGGGTTGGCAATCGGCAGCATGGCGCGAATAAGCATGCAAAAAGGTTTGGAAGAAATCAGCGATAATTCGTTACCAGTACTGCCTATGATTGATATCGTACTGTTGTACGGTAATCATGCCCACAATCCACTCAATCATGAACAGCTTAAGCAGCTTGTGGAGTTGATTAAGACGTAA
- a CDS encoding glutathione S-transferase family protein, producing MQLFIGNKNYSTWSLRAWYLLSKFNVSFKEQQLVLDTPEFYEALKNKFPVQKVPALIDAELTVWDSLAICEYINDAYLNGAAWPSEIAQRAKARSLAAEMHSGFAALRNEMPMNIRAKRHVELSEQAKKDIARIDEIFSSQQQSYPNMWLFGDFSIVDAMFAPVVLRFKTYQVELSCAAQTYCQHLLACPVIKIWISEALKETDIVDCDEAGEEIN from the coding sequence ATGCAATTATTTATTGGCAATAAAAACTACTCAACTTGGTCATTGCGAGCGTGGTATTTACTAAGTAAATTCAATGTTTCTTTTAAAGAGCAACAATTGGTTTTAGATACGCCTGAATTTTATGAAGCATTAAAAAATAAGTTTCCCGTGCAAAAAGTGCCGGCACTTATTGATGCTGAGTTAACCGTGTGGGACTCACTCGCTATTTGTGAATACATCAATGATGCTTATCTAAATGGTGCCGCTTGGCCTAGTGAAATAGCCCAAAGAGCAAAAGCGCGCAGTTTAGCTGCCGAGATGCACTCTGGTTTTGCTGCACTTCGTAATGAAATGCCAATGAATATTCGTGCTAAAAGGCATGTTGAATTATCAGAACAAGCTAAAAAAGATATCGCTCGTATCGATGAGATATTTTCTTCTCAGCAACAAAGTTATCCTAATATGTGGTTATTTGGCGATTTCTCTATTGTTGATGCGATGTTCGCACCTGTAGTACTTCGTTTTAAAACGTATCAAGTTGAGCTATCGTGTGCTGCACAAACTTATTGCCAGCATCTACTTGCTTGCCCGGTTATCAAAATCTGGATTAGCGAAGCTCTTAAGGAAACAGATATCGTTGACTGTGATGAAGCAGGTGAGGAAATTAACTAG
- a CDS encoding GGDEF domain-containing protein: MGAFAAKLLNQDMTIERYACQFKSLEVEHVFLQSKFGQDKKIAQFLCCTIALVTALVTFFDKMIIQASFWPETALIGRAIMVSVCILSAFALNYIKSIQSFRLVISVFMLFLFLNMQFMAITYERFYILHMFFDVIILITFYFSTLVSIKLSVFLSISYSALAISVIYFSKEISNHSFYMVVLAHVAANLAGMIMAAHEHIIRRELFVRNTQLAQLAHEMKSQALKDALTQLPNRRAFDNAYEEYQRMVKQQQGESKQVCVILADIDYFKRVNDTHGHEVGDVVLQRFSAFLTDSLRSSDDVYRFGGEEFVIVLPLCSVSDATVIINTMIARMNSEMCEVGELSLAIRASFGLTVMKEEEQKSVISRADAALYQAKDAGRNQLVIKF; encoded by the coding sequence ATGGGCGCTTTTGCAGCAAAATTATTAAATCAAGATATGACAATTGAGCGCTATGCCTGTCAATTTAAGTCGCTTGAGGTAGAGCATGTCTTTTTACAAAGTAAATTCGGTCAAGATAAAAAAATAGCACAATTTTTGTGCTGTACAATTGCATTAGTCACTGCGCTTGTAACCTTCTTCGATAAGATGATTATACAGGCTTCATTTTGGCCAGAAACCGCTTTAATCGGCCGAGCTATTATGGTCTCAGTTTGTATTCTTAGTGCTTTTGCTCTGAATTATATTAAAAGCATCCAGTCATTTCGTTTGGTGATATCTGTGTTTATGCTGTTTTTATTTTTGAACATGCAATTTATGGCTATCACTTATGAGCGTTTCTATATTTTGCATATGTTTTTTGATGTGATCATCTTGATCACATTTTATTTCTCGACCTTGGTTTCAATTAAGTTATCGGTATTTTTAAGTATTTCATATAGTGCTCTTGCTATCTCTGTTATCTATTTCAGTAAAGAAATATCTAACCACTCTTTTTACATGGTGGTTTTAGCGCATGTGGCAGCAAACTTAGCAGGTATGATCATGGCTGCTCATGAACATATTATCCGTAGAGAACTTTTTGTAAGGAACACCCAGCTTGCTCAGCTTGCCCATGAGATGAAAAGCCAAGCCCTTAAAGATGCCCTTACTCAGTTACCTAACCGTCGTGCTTTTGATAATGCCTATGAAGAATATCAGCGGATGGTTAAACAGCAGCAAGGTGAGTCCAAGCAAGTATGTGTTATTTTAGCTGATATTGATTACTTCAAACGTGTTAACGATACCCATGGTCACGAGGTAGGTGATGTTGTATTGCAGCGTTTTTCTGCTTTTTTAACTGACTCATTACGTTCCTCTGATGATGTATATCGATTTGGCGGTGAAGAATTTGTTATTGTGCTACCACTATGCTCAGTGTCAGATGCAACTGTTATTATTAATACTATGATCGCAAGGATGAATAGTGAAATGTGCGAGGTTGGTGAGTTATCTTTAGCAATACGTGCAAGTTTTGGCTTAACCGTAATGAAAGAAGAGGAGCAAAAGTCAGTTATCTCCAGAGCTGATGCTGCACTTTATCAGGCTAAAGATGCAGGACGGAATCAATTAGTTATTAAATTTTAA
- a CDS encoding transporter substrate-binding domain-containing protein, whose translation MLVSAFQKLKSRIRFSIRLTVVAVFVLATSLTALIAISLQYYFSEKMAIEASVKNFNLATGSVVDYLARVNEKSENTLSVMVQNSSLISANSEDKSELRNVMSEIMQLNPLFYALYVGYENGDFYELINLESSEIVRQQLQAIEADRWVVIHISGEGAERVQHTHYFDQQFNLRISQTKGTSYDPRERLWFKQANSTRVKKTKPYFFTHLQAPGQTYSIKSANENSVLALDVSLSSISEYLSQQQSKMSSQYLSELYIYNKEGEIVASNQQKNSLLLPRLEKLPLTEQQQSVLAKYPYLSVSNETNWPPMDFSVGGNPKGYSIDYINALAELLGIKVTFINGFTWTEFLTQFAKDEIDIVQPIFKTPANESLGLMSQTMATLPFSIITAKGSTPVVSMKQLAGKQLAIGEGWSVIKVIKEHFPDIDIVELPSTKAVLDAVSQGRVYAGLDNEAVFKYTQNQFFIEGIQYNQLDSYSHDLLPDTLHLLFHPDDAELKDLINMAIEQLPNSYIAALERKWLGSDPSQQSQVIGTVPYPEFLTLITDRANFAHLRLMTLNGVEKYVYITPVSEGGSNSDYLAIVVPKEGVLSSTREKIKLSIFITAACLIMVLPVSWFFASPIVSPIKTLEGENLKIKHRQFDQVSTLKSSIKEINNLANSMVQMSQSIQQHEQKQKALMESFIELIAQAIDDKSPYTAGHCERVPELGIMLAKAASNSNEDAFKQFAFKNKDELREFSLAAWLHDCGKITTPEHIVDKGTKLETIYNRIHEVRTRFEVLWRDAEIAYLKDVLVSPEKQPELEAELIKRQAELRSDFSFIAACNVGGEFMDEASLGRLEALSNITWQRNFDDKIGLSPVEELRVQSNDEQLPVTEKLLSDKPEHLIAHDKPIQYDERLGIKVTIPEYKYNLGELYNLQIQRGTLTNEDRFKINEHIISTIRMLDNVPFPDELARVPRYASTHHETLKGTGYPRKLSADDLSIPERVLVLADIFEALTAADRPYKKAKPLSVAIDILAKMVADQHVDEDVFKLFLTSGIYLEYAKRYLNPDQIDDVDIAKYL comes from the coding sequence GTGCTGGTATCTGCTTTTCAAAAACTTAAATCGAGAATTCGTTTTTCGATTCGCCTTACCGTTGTTGCCGTGTTCGTTTTAGCAACTTCACTAACAGCTCTCATTGCAATTAGTCTGCAATATTATTTCAGCGAAAAAATGGCTATAGAGGCCAGTGTCAAAAACTTTAATTTAGCCACAGGTTCAGTGGTTGATTACCTTGCAAGGGTGAATGAAAAGTCAGAAAACACGCTAAGTGTAATGGTTCAAAATAGTAGCTTGATCAGTGCCAACAGCGAAGATAAAAGTGAGCTGAGAAATGTCATGAGTGAAATCATGCAGCTCAATCCATTGTTTTATGCGTTGTATGTAGGCTATGAAAATGGTGACTTTTATGAATTAATTAATTTAGAAAGCAGTGAAATAGTGCGTCAGCAGTTGCAGGCCATTGAAGCAGACCGTTGGGTGGTGATCCACATTAGCGGTGAAGGGGCAGAGCGTGTTCAGCATACTCATTATTTTGACCAGCAATTTAATTTACGTATCTCGCAAACCAAAGGCACCAGCTATGATCCGCGAGAGCGCTTGTGGTTTAAGCAAGCAAACTCAACACGCGTGAAAAAAACAAAGCCATATTTCTTTACTCACCTGCAAGCACCTGGGCAAACCTACTCAATAAAGTCAGCAAATGAAAATAGTGTGTTGGCGTTAGACGTTAGCTTGTCGAGTATTTCTGAATATTTGAGTCAACAGCAAAGTAAAATGAGCAGCCAGTATTTAAGTGAGCTATACATTTACAATAAAGAAGGTGAAATTGTTGCCTCTAACCAACAAAAAAATAGCTTACTTTTGCCAAGGCTTGAAAAACTTCCCTTAACAGAACAGCAGCAAAGTGTATTGGCGAAGTACCCTTATTTGAGCGTTTCTAACGAAACTAATTGGCCACCAATGGACTTTAGTGTCGGCGGTAACCCGAAAGGCTATAGCATTGATTATATTAATGCCTTGGCTGAGTTACTCGGAATTAAGGTAACTTTTATTAACGGTTTTACATGGACTGAGTTTTTAACTCAATTTGCAAAAGATGAAATAGATATTGTACAGCCTATTTTTAAAACCCCAGCAAATGAGTCGCTCGGTCTTATGAGCCAAACAATGGCAACTTTGCCGTTCAGTATCATTACTGCAAAAGGTTCAACACCGGTCGTTAGCATGAAGCAGTTAGCGGGCAAACAGTTAGCAATTGGTGAAGGCTGGTCGGTAATTAAAGTGATTAAAGAGCACTTTCCTGATATCGACATTGTTGAGCTGCCAAGTACCAAAGCGGTGCTCGATGCGGTAAGCCAAGGACGTGTGTATGCAGGGTTAGATAACGAAGCAGTGTTCAAATACACTCAAAATCAGTTTTTTATTGAAGGGATTCAATATAATCAGCTTGATAGTTATAGTCATGATCTCCTACCAGATACTCTGCATTTATTGTTTCATCCTGATGATGCAGAGCTAAAAGATTTAATTAATATGGCGATAGAGCAGCTCCCAAATTCGTATATTGCTGCACTAGAGCGTAAATGGTTAGGGAGCGATCCTAGTCAGCAATCACAAGTGATTGGCACAGTGCCATACCCTGAATTTCTTACTCTAATTACAGATCGGGCAAACTTCGCCCATTTACGTTTAATGACTCTAAATGGCGTTGAGAAGTACGTGTATATTACCCCTGTTTCAGAAGGGGGGAGCAATAGCGATTACTTAGCGATAGTGGTGCCCAAAGAGGGCGTATTGAGCTCTACCCGTGAAAAAATTAAGCTGTCTATTTTTATCACCGCGGCCTGTTTGATTATGGTACTGCCTGTATCATGGTTTTTTGCCTCACCAATTGTTTCGCCAATTAAGACCTTAGAGGGTGAAAATTTAAAAATTAAACACCGTCAGTTTGATCAGGTTTCAACGCTAAAAAGCAGTATTAAAGAAATCAATAATTTAGCCAACTCCATGGTGCAAATGAGCCAATCAATTCAGCAGCATGAGCAAAAGCAAAAAGCCTTAATGGAGTCATTTATTGAGCTTATAGCTCAGGCTATCGATGATAAGTCTCCTTATACAGCAGGACATTGTGAACGGGTACCTGAACTTGGGATCATGCTGGCCAAAGCAGCTTCAAACTCAAATGAGGATGCGTTTAAACAGTTTGCGTTTAAAAATAAAGACGAACTAAGGGAATTTAGCCTCGCAGCTTGGTTACATGACTGCGGCAAAATCACTACTCCAGAGCATATCGTAGACAAGGGCACAAAGTTAGAAACTATTTATAACCGTATCCACGAAGTGAGAACGCGTTTTGAGGTACTTTGGCGGGATGCAGAAATTGCTTATTTAAAAGACGTGCTAGTGTCACCTGAAAAGCAACCAGAGCTTGAGGCTGAACTTATTAAACGCCAAGCAGAGTTACGTAGTGATTTTTCGTTTATAGCAGCCTGTAATGTTGGCGGTGAGTTTATGGATGAAGCAAGCCTTGGACGTTTAGAGGCGCTTAGCAACATCACTTGGCAGCGAAATTTTGATGATAAAATAGGCCTTTCACCAGTTGAAGAGTTAAGGGTTCAAAGCAATGATGAGCAATTGCCTGTCACTGAAAAGCTACTTTCAGATAAGCCTGAGCATTTGATTGCCCACGATAAACCTATACAGTATGACGAGCGTTTAGGGATAAAAGTAACCATTCCAGAATACAAGTATAATCTTGGCGAACTGTATAACTTACAAATTCAGCGCGGTACTTTAACAAACGAAGATCGATTTAAAATTAATGAGCATATTATCAGTACTATTCGGATGCTAGATAACGTCCCATTTCCTGATGAATTAGCCCGTGTGCCGCGTTATGCCTCGACCCATCACGAAACATTAAAAGGCACGGGTTATCCCCGTAAATTGTCTGCAGATGATTTATCGATACCTGAGCGTGTGTTAGTGCTGGCCGATATATTTGAAGCATTGACCGCAGCCGATAGACCTTATAAAAAAGCCAAACCATTGAGTGTTGCGATTGATATTTTAGCGAAGATGGTTGCCGATCAACATGTAGATGAAGATGTGTTCAAATTGTTCTTAACGTCAGGTATCTATCTTGAGTATGCAAAACGCTATTTAAATCCAGATCAAATCGATGATGTAGATATTGCGAAATACCTGTGA
- a CDS encoding elongation factor P hydroxylase: MHQIADLIAIFENTFYQSHNTRLIKGDDEPIYLPADEQTSYHQIVFAHGFYASALHEIAHWLVAGEARRLKEDYGYWYCPDGRDKHQQAEFEAVEVKPQAIEWALSTAAGFDFNVSVDNLNGEQTCRFDFQARVHQQVLSFLATGFNQRTTALLKALSDFYNTPWPLTATQFSWQRDFQSNPGALSDAV; the protein is encoded by the coding sequence ATGCATCAGATTGCTGACTTAATCGCTATTTTTGAAAACACCTTTTATCAAAGCCATAATACGCGTTTGATAAAGGGTGATGATGAACCTATATACCTGCCTGCTGATGAGCAAACGTCTTATCATCAAATTGTGTTTGCCCACGGTTTTTATGCCAGTGCCTTACATGAGATTGCTCACTGGTTAGTTGCTGGAGAGGCACGTAGATTAAAAGAAGATTATGGCTATTGGTATTGTCCTGATGGTCGTGATAAACACCAACAAGCTGAATTTGAAGCGGTTGAAGTAAAGCCTCAAGCTATTGAATGGGCGCTAAGTACAGCAGCTGGTTTCGATTTTAATGTATCGGTTGATAATTTAAATGGTGAACAAACCTGTCGATTTGATTTTCAGGCTCGGGTTCACCAGCAAGTGTTGAGTTTTTTAGCAACAGGTTTTAATCAGCGCACTACAGCACTCCTCAAAGCATTGAGCGATTTTTATAATACCCCATGGCCATTAACGGCTACACAGTTTTCATGGCAGCGCGATTTTCAAAGCAACCCAGGAGCTTTATCTGATGCAGTTTAA
- a CDS encoding ATP-NAD kinase family protein — translation MQFKLGLIVNPVAGLGGSVALKGSDGADTAARAMQLGAEPKANLRTRAALEVLLAHQGDLTIYTVDGEMGEQTARQLGFKTQVIYQTNEITTPDDTEQAAKLLVEQGVDLILFAGGDGTARNICHAVGDSTPVLGIPAGCKIHSGVYAITPKAAGRVVEMLVKGELVSLGDADVMDIDEDAFREGTVKAKRYGEMQVPSEVRYVQAVKNGGKETNELVLADIAAYVVSEMDEDCLYVMGSGSTVAAIMEEMGLENTLLGVDLVADQELVAQDLTAQQLLELTQGKDTKLVITLIGGQGHIFGRGNQQLSPALIRAIGRDNIIVVATKTKLQALNGRPLIADTGDSELDDELSGYIRVTTGFNDHIMYAVGHQDGLHPEEK, via the coding sequence ATGCAGTTTAAATTAGGTTTGATTGTAAATCCGGTTGCCGGCTTAGGTGGCAGTGTGGCACTGAAGGGAAGTGATGGCGCAGATACCGCTGCAAGGGCGATGCAACTTGGCGCAGAGCCAAAAGCAAACTTACGCACCCGAGCAGCTCTTGAAGTTCTGCTTGCACATCAAGGCGACTTAACCATTTACACAGTAGACGGTGAAATGGGCGAGCAGACGGCGCGCCAGCTTGGTTTTAAAACTCAAGTGATTTACCAAACAAATGAAATCACCACCCCCGATGACACTGAGCAGGCTGCCAAGTTATTAGTTGAGCAAGGTGTCGACCTTATTTTATTTGCTGGTGGTGATGGTACTGCACGTAATATTTGTCATGCGGTTGGTGATAGCACCCCTGTGTTAGGTATTCCTGCAGGCTGTAAAATACATTCTGGCGTTTACGCTATTACTCCTAAAGCAGCAGGTCGCGTTGTCGAGATGCTAGTCAAAGGTGAACTCGTCAGCCTTGGCGATGCCGATGTTATGGATATCGATGAAGATGCATTTCGTGAAGGTACAGTAAAAGCTAAGCGCTATGGTGAAATGCAAGTTCCGAGTGAAGTGCGATATGTGCAAGCAGTTAAAAATGGCGGTAAAGAAACCAATGAATTAGTGCTTGCTGACATTGCTGCCTATGTTGTCAGTGAAATGGACGAAGACTGCTTATATGTAATGGGCAGTGGTTCAACCGTGGCTGCAATAATGGAAGAGATGGGTCTTGAAAATACCTTATTAGGTGTTGATTTAGTAGCAGACCAAGAGCTAGTTGCGCAGGATTTAACTGCACAGCAATTACTTGAGCTCACACAAGGTAAAGATACTAAGTTGGTGATCACCTTAATTGGTGGACAAGGGCATATATTCGGCCGAGGAAATCAACAATTGAGTCCTGCACTTATCCGTGCGATTGGTCGCGACAACATTATTGTAGTGGCAACTAAAACTAAATTACAGGCCTTAAATGGCCGACCATTGATTGCCGATACAGGTGATAGTGAGTTAGACGATGAATTAAGTGGTTATATTCGCGTAACCACAGGTTTTAATGACCATATTATGTATGCAGTGGGTCATCAAGATGGGCTGCACCCAGAGGAGAAGTAA
- a CDS encoding YfcL family protein has protein sequence MILVSYIDAAQQYFDDLVDKATDDELFAGGYLRGHFDLAVGYAQVEELNLSIDELNNQVESSLVKAYRNGELNEEDKELVVRLWDEVKALAV, from the coding sequence ATGATTTTAGTAAGTTATATTGATGCAGCGCAGCAATATTTTGATGATTTAGTCGATAAAGCAACTGACGACGAGCTATTTGCTGGTGGCTATTTGCGTGGTCACTTTGACTTAGCGGTAGGCTACGCACAAGTAGAAGAATTAAATTTATCGATTGATGAACTTAATAATCAAGTTGAATCAAGTCTGGTTAAAGCTTATCGCAATGGTGAGCTAAACGAAGAAGATAAAGAGCTTGTTGTGCGCCTTTGGGATGAGGTTAAAGCACTAGCGGTTTAG